The following proteins are encoded in a genomic region of Camelus ferus isolate YT-003-E chromosome 8, BCGSAC_Cfer_1.0, whole genome shotgun sequence:
- the WASF1 gene encoding wiskott-Aldrich syndrome protein family member 1 isoform X1 — protein sequence MPLVKRNIDPRHLCHTALPRGIKNELECVTNISLANIIRQLSSLSKYAEDIFGELFNEAHSFSFRVNSLQERVDRLSVSVTQLDPKEEELSLQDITMRKAFRSSTIQDQQLFDRKTLPIPLQETYDVCEQPPPLNILTPYRDDGKEGLKFYTNPSYFFDLWKEKMLQDTEDKRKEKRKQKVLQEIQKIEQKNLDRPHEPEKVPRAPHDRRREWQKLAQGPELAEDDANLLHKHIEVANGPASHFETRPQTYVDHMDGSYSLSALPFSQMSELLTRAEERVLVRPHEPPPPPPMHATGDMKPIPTCISSATGLIENRPQSPATGRTPVFVSPAPPPPPPPLPSALSTSSLRASMTSTPPPPVPPPPPPPATALQAPAVPPPPAPLQIAPGVLHPAPPPIAPPLVQPSPPVARAAPVCETVPVHPLPQGEVQGLPPPPPPPPLPPPGIRPSSPVTVAALAHPPSGLHPTPSTAPGPHVPLMPPSPPSQVIPASEPKRHPSTLPVISDARSVLLEAIRKGIQLRKVEEQREQEAKHERIENDVATILSRRIAVEYSDSEDDSEFDEVDWLE from the exons ATGCCATTAGTGAAAAGAAACATCGATCCAAGGCACTTGTGCCACACAGCTCTGCCTAGAGGAATTAAGAATGAACTGGAATGTGTAACCAATATTTCCTTGGCAAATATAATTAGACAACTAAGTAGCCTAA GTAAATATGCTGAAGATATATTTGGAGAATTATTCAATGAAGCACATAGTTTTTCCTTCAGAGTTAATTCATTACAAGAACGTGTGGACCGGTTATCTGTTAGTGTTACACAGCTTGATCCTAAAGAAGAAGAAT tgtctTTGCAAGATATAACAATGAGAAAAGCTTTCCGAAGTTCTACAATTCAAGATCAGCAGCTTTTCGACCGCAAGACTTTGCCTATCCCATTACAGGAGACATATGATGTTTGTGAACAGCCTCCACCTCTCAATATACTCACTCCTTACAG agaTGATGGTAAAGAAGGTTTGAAGTTTTATACCAATCCTTCATATTTCTTTGatctatggaaagaaaaaatgttacaaGATACAGAGgataagaggaaggaaaagaggaagcagaaggTATTACAAGAAATTCAAAAAATTGAA CAGAAAAATCTAGATCGTCCTCATGAACCAGAAAAAGTGCCAAGAGCACCTCATGACAGGCGGAGAGAATGGCAGAAGCTGGCCCAAGGTCCAGAGCTGGCTGAAGATGATGCTAATCTCTTACATAAGCATATTGAAGTTGCTAATGGCCCAGCCTCTCATTTtgaaacaag accTCAGACATATGTGGATCATATGGATGGATCTTACTCACTTTCTGCCTTGCCATTTAGTCAGATGAGTGAACTTCTGACTAGAGCTGAGGAAAGAGTCTTAGTCAGACCACATgaaccacctccacctccaccaatGCATGCAACAGGAGATATGAAACCCATACCCACCTGTATCAG TTCTGCTACAGGTTTGATAGAAAATCGTCCTCAGTCACCAGCTACAGGCAGGACACCTGTGTTTGTGAGCCctgcccccccacctcctccaccacctcttCCATCTGCCTTGTCAACTTCTTCATTAAGAGCTTCAATGACTTCAACACCTCCCCCACCagtacctcccccacctccacctccagccacTGCTTTGCAAGCTCCAGCAGTTCCACCACCTCCAGCTCCTCTTCAGATTGCCCCTGGAGTTCTtcacccagctcctcctccaaTTGCGCCTCCTCTAGTACAGCCCTCTCCGCCAGTAGCTAGAGCTGCCCCAGTATGTGAGACTGTACCAGTTCATCCACTCCCACAAGGAGAAGTCCAGGGGCTGCCTCCACCCCCCCCACcgcctcctctgcctccacctgGCATTCGACCATCATCACCCGTCACAGTTGCAGCTCTTGCTCATCCTCCCTCTGGGCTACATCCAACTCCATCTACTGCCCCAGGTCCCCATGTTCCATTAatgcctccatctcctccatcacAAGTTATACCTGCTTCTGAGCCAAAGCGTCATCCATCAACCTTACCCGTAATCAGTGATGCCAGGAGTGTACTTCTGGAAGCAATACGAAAAG GTATTCAGCTGCGAAAAGTCGAAGAGCAGCGTGAACAGGAAGCTAAACATGAACGCATTGAAAATGATGTTGCCACCATTCTGTCCCGCCGTATTGCTGTGGAATATAGTGATTCAGAAGATGATTCAGAATTTGATGAAGTAGATTGGttggagtaa
- the WASF1 gene encoding wiskott-Aldrich syndrome protein family member 1 isoform X4: MPLVKRNIDPRHLCHTALPRGIKNELECVTNISLANIIRQLSSLSKYAEDIFGELFNEAHSFSFRVNSLQERVDRLSVSVTQLDPKEEELSLQDITMRKAFRSSTIQDQQLFDRKTLPIPLQETYDVCEQPPPLNILTPYRDDGKEGLKFYTNPSYFFDLWKEKMLQDTEDKRKEKRKQKVLQEIQKIEQKNLDRPHEPEKVPRAPHDRRREWQKLAQGPELAEDDANLLHKHIEVANGPASHFETSQMSELLTRAEERVLVRPHEPPPPPPMHATGDMKPIPTCISSATGLIENRPQSPATGRTPVFVSPAPPPPPPPLPSALSTSSLRASMTSTPPPPVPPPPPPPATALQAPAVPPPPAPLQIAPGVLHPAPPPIAPPLVQPSPPVARAAPVCETVPVHPLPQGEVQGLPPPPPPPPLPPPGIRPSSPVTVAALAHPPSGLHPTPSTAPGPHVPLMPPSPPSQVIPASEPKRHPSTLPVISDARSVLLEAIRKGIQLRKVEEQREQEAKHERIENDVATILSRRIAVEYSDSEDDSEFDEVDWLE; encoded by the exons ATGCCATTAGTGAAAAGAAACATCGATCCAAGGCACTTGTGCCACACAGCTCTGCCTAGAGGAATTAAGAATGAACTGGAATGTGTAACCAATATTTCCTTGGCAAATATAATTAGACAACTAAGTAGCCTAA GTAAATATGCTGAAGATATATTTGGAGAATTATTCAATGAAGCACATAGTTTTTCCTTCAGAGTTAATTCATTACAAGAACGTGTGGACCGGTTATCTGTTAGTGTTACACAGCTTGATCCTAAAGAAGAAGAAT tgtctTTGCAAGATATAACAATGAGAAAAGCTTTCCGAAGTTCTACAATTCAAGATCAGCAGCTTTTCGACCGCAAGACTTTGCCTATCCCATTACAGGAGACATATGATGTTTGTGAACAGCCTCCACCTCTCAATATACTCACTCCTTACAG agaTGATGGTAAAGAAGGTTTGAAGTTTTATACCAATCCTTCATATTTCTTTGatctatggaaagaaaaaatgttacaaGATACAGAGgataagaggaaggaaaagaggaagcagaaggTATTACAAGAAATTCAAAAAATTGAA CAGAAAAATCTAGATCGTCCTCATGAACCAGAAAAAGTGCCAAGAGCACCTCATGACAGGCGGAGAGAATGGCAGAAGCTGGCCCAAGGTCCAGAGCTGGCTGAAGATGATGCTAATCTCTTACATAAGCATATTGAAGTTGCTAATGGCCCAGCCTCTCATTTtgaaacaag TCAGATGAGTGAACTTCTGACTAGAGCTGAGGAAAGAGTCTTAGTCAGACCACATgaaccacctccacctccaccaatGCATGCAACAGGAGATATGAAACCCATACCCACCTGTATCAG TTCTGCTACAGGTTTGATAGAAAATCGTCCTCAGTCACCAGCTACAGGCAGGACACCTGTGTTTGTGAGCCctgcccccccacctcctccaccacctcttCCATCTGCCTTGTCAACTTCTTCATTAAGAGCTTCAATGACTTCAACACCTCCCCCACCagtacctcccccacctccacctccagccacTGCTTTGCAAGCTCCAGCAGTTCCACCACCTCCAGCTCCTCTTCAGATTGCCCCTGGAGTTCTtcacccagctcctcctccaaTTGCGCCTCCTCTAGTACAGCCCTCTCCGCCAGTAGCTAGAGCTGCCCCAGTATGTGAGACTGTACCAGTTCATCCACTCCCACAAGGAGAAGTCCAGGGGCTGCCTCCACCCCCCCCACcgcctcctctgcctccacctgGCATTCGACCATCATCACCCGTCACAGTTGCAGCTCTTGCTCATCCTCCCTCTGGGCTACATCCAACTCCATCTACTGCCCCAGGTCCCCATGTTCCATTAatgcctccatctcctccatcacAAGTTATACCTGCTTCTGAGCCAAAGCGTCATCCATCAACCTTACCCGTAATCAGTGATGCCAGGAGTGTACTTCTGGAAGCAATACGAAAAG GTATTCAGCTGCGAAAAGTCGAAGAGCAGCGTGAACAGGAAGCTAAACATGAACGCATTGAAAATGATGTTGCCACCATTCTGTCCCGCCGTATTGCTGTGGAATATAGTGATTCAGAAGATGATTCAGAATTTGATGAAGTAGATTGGttggagtaa
- the WASF1 gene encoding wiskott-Aldrich syndrome protein family member 1 isoform X2, whose translation MPLVKRNIDPRHLCHTALPRGIKNELECVTNISLANIIRQLSSLSKYAEDIFGELFNEAHSFSFRVNSLQERVDRLSVSVTQLDPKEEELSLQDITMRKAFRSSTIQDQQLFDRKTLPIPLQETYDVCEQPPPLNILTPYRDDGKEGLKFYTNPSYFFDLWKEKMLQDTEDKRKEKRKQKQKNLDRPHEPEKVPRAPHDRRREWQKLAQGPELAEDDANLLHKHIEVANGPASHFETRPQTYVDHMDGSYSLSALPFSQMSELLTRAEERVLVRPHEPPPPPPMHATGDMKPIPTCISSATGLIENRPQSPATGRTPVFVSPAPPPPPPPLPSALSTSSLRASMTSTPPPPVPPPPPPPATALQAPAVPPPPAPLQIAPGVLHPAPPPIAPPLVQPSPPVARAAPVCETVPVHPLPQGEVQGLPPPPPPPPLPPPGIRPSSPVTVAALAHPPSGLHPTPSTAPGPHVPLMPPSPPSQVIPASEPKRHPSTLPVISDARSVLLEAIRKGIQLRKVEEQREQEAKHERIENDVATILSRRIAVEYSDSEDDSEFDEVDWLE comes from the exons ATGCCATTAGTGAAAAGAAACATCGATCCAAGGCACTTGTGCCACACAGCTCTGCCTAGAGGAATTAAGAATGAACTGGAATGTGTAACCAATATTTCCTTGGCAAATATAATTAGACAACTAAGTAGCCTAA GTAAATATGCTGAAGATATATTTGGAGAATTATTCAATGAAGCACATAGTTTTTCCTTCAGAGTTAATTCATTACAAGAACGTGTGGACCGGTTATCTGTTAGTGTTACACAGCTTGATCCTAAAGAAGAAGAAT tgtctTTGCAAGATATAACAATGAGAAAAGCTTTCCGAAGTTCTACAATTCAAGATCAGCAGCTTTTCGACCGCAAGACTTTGCCTATCCCATTACAGGAGACATATGATGTTTGTGAACAGCCTCCACCTCTCAATATACTCACTCCTTACAG agaTGATGGTAAAGAAGGTTTGAAGTTTTATACCAATCCTTCATATTTCTTTGatctatggaaagaaaaaatgttacaaGATACAGAGgataagaggaaggaaaagaggaagcagaag CAGAAAAATCTAGATCGTCCTCATGAACCAGAAAAAGTGCCAAGAGCACCTCATGACAGGCGGAGAGAATGGCAGAAGCTGGCCCAAGGTCCAGAGCTGGCTGAAGATGATGCTAATCTCTTACATAAGCATATTGAAGTTGCTAATGGCCCAGCCTCTCATTTtgaaacaag accTCAGACATATGTGGATCATATGGATGGATCTTACTCACTTTCTGCCTTGCCATTTAGTCAGATGAGTGAACTTCTGACTAGAGCTGAGGAAAGAGTCTTAGTCAGACCACATgaaccacctccacctccaccaatGCATGCAACAGGAGATATGAAACCCATACCCACCTGTATCAG TTCTGCTACAGGTTTGATAGAAAATCGTCCTCAGTCACCAGCTACAGGCAGGACACCTGTGTTTGTGAGCCctgcccccccacctcctccaccacctcttCCATCTGCCTTGTCAACTTCTTCATTAAGAGCTTCAATGACTTCAACACCTCCCCCACCagtacctcccccacctccacctccagccacTGCTTTGCAAGCTCCAGCAGTTCCACCACCTCCAGCTCCTCTTCAGATTGCCCCTGGAGTTCTtcacccagctcctcctccaaTTGCGCCTCCTCTAGTACAGCCCTCTCCGCCAGTAGCTAGAGCTGCCCCAGTATGTGAGACTGTACCAGTTCATCCACTCCCACAAGGAGAAGTCCAGGGGCTGCCTCCACCCCCCCCACcgcctcctctgcctccacctgGCATTCGACCATCATCACCCGTCACAGTTGCAGCTCTTGCTCATCCTCCCTCTGGGCTACATCCAACTCCATCTACTGCCCCAGGTCCCCATGTTCCATTAatgcctccatctcctccatcacAAGTTATACCTGCTTCTGAGCCAAAGCGTCATCCATCAACCTTACCCGTAATCAGTGATGCCAGGAGTGTACTTCTGGAAGCAATACGAAAAG GTATTCAGCTGCGAAAAGTCGAAGAGCAGCGTGAACAGGAAGCTAAACATGAACGCATTGAAAATGATGTTGCCACCATTCTGTCCCGCCGTATTGCTGTGGAATATAGTGATTCAGAAGATGATTCAGAATTTGATGAAGTAGATTGGttggagtaa
- the WASF1 gene encoding wiskott-Aldrich syndrome protein family member 1 isoform X3, with the protein MPLVKRNIDPRHLCHTALPRGIKNELECVTNISLANIIRQLSSLSKYAEDIFGELFNEAHSFSFRVNSLQERVDRLSVSVTQLDPKEEELSLQDITMRKAFRSSTIQDQQLFDRKTLPIPLQETYDVCEQPPPLNILTPYRDDGKEGLKFYTNPSYFFDLWKEKMLQDTEDKRKEKRKQKKNLDRPHEPEKVPRAPHDRRREWQKLAQGPELAEDDANLLHKHIEVANGPASHFETRPQTYVDHMDGSYSLSALPFSQMSELLTRAEERVLVRPHEPPPPPPMHATGDMKPIPTCISSATGLIENRPQSPATGRTPVFVSPAPPPPPPPLPSALSTSSLRASMTSTPPPPVPPPPPPPATALQAPAVPPPPAPLQIAPGVLHPAPPPIAPPLVQPSPPVARAAPVCETVPVHPLPQGEVQGLPPPPPPPPLPPPGIRPSSPVTVAALAHPPSGLHPTPSTAPGPHVPLMPPSPPSQVIPASEPKRHPSTLPVISDARSVLLEAIRKGIQLRKVEEQREQEAKHERIENDVATILSRRIAVEYSDSEDDSEFDEVDWLE; encoded by the exons ATGCCATTAGTGAAAAGAAACATCGATCCAAGGCACTTGTGCCACACAGCTCTGCCTAGAGGAATTAAGAATGAACTGGAATGTGTAACCAATATTTCCTTGGCAAATATAATTAGACAACTAAGTAGCCTAA GTAAATATGCTGAAGATATATTTGGAGAATTATTCAATGAAGCACATAGTTTTTCCTTCAGAGTTAATTCATTACAAGAACGTGTGGACCGGTTATCTGTTAGTGTTACACAGCTTGATCCTAAAGAAGAAGAAT tgtctTTGCAAGATATAACAATGAGAAAAGCTTTCCGAAGTTCTACAATTCAAGATCAGCAGCTTTTCGACCGCAAGACTTTGCCTATCCCATTACAGGAGACATATGATGTTTGTGAACAGCCTCCACCTCTCAATATACTCACTCCTTACAG agaTGATGGTAAAGAAGGTTTGAAGTTTTATACCAATCCTTCATATTTCTTTGatctatggaaagaaaaaatgttacaaGATACAGAGgataagaggaaggaaaagaggaagcagaag AAAAATCTAGATCGTCCTCATGAACCAGAAAAAGTGCCAAGAGCACCTCATGACAGGCGGAGAGAATGGCAGAAGCTGGCCCAAGGTCCAGAGCTGGCTGAAGATGATGCTAATCTCTTACATAAGCATATTGAAGTTGCTAATGGCCCAGCCTCTCATTTtgaaacaag accTCAGACATATGTGGATCATATGGATGGATCTTACTCACTTTCTGCCTTGCCATTTAGTCAGATGAGTGAACTTCTGACTAGAGCTGAGGAAAGAGTCTTAGTCAGACCACATgaaccacctccacctccaccaatGCATGCAACAGGAGATATGAAACCCATACCCACCTGTATCAG TTCTGCTACAGGTTTGATAGAAAATCGTCCTCAGTCACCAGCTACAGGCAGGACACCTGTGTTTGTGAGCCctgcccccccacctcctccaccacctcttCCATCTGCCTTGTCAACTTCTTCATTAAGAGCTTCAATGACTTCAACACCTCCCCCACCagtacctcccccacctccacctccagccacTGCTTTGCAAGCTCCAGCAGTTCCACCACCTCCAGCTCCTCTTCAGATTGCCCCTGGAGTTCTtcacccagctcctcctccaaTTGCGCCTCCTCTAGTACAGCCCTCTCCGCCAGTAGCTAGAGCTGCCCCAGTATGTGAGACTGTACCAGTTCATCCACTCCCACAAGGAGAAGTCCAGGGGCTGCCTCCACCCCCCCCACcgcctcctctgcctccacctgGCATTCGACCATCATCACCCGTCACAGTTGCAGCTCTTGCTCATCCTCCCTCTGGGCTACATCCAACTCCATCTACTGCCCCAGGTCCCCATGTTCCATTAatgcctccatctcctccatcacAAGTTATACCTGCTTCTGAGCCAAAGCGTCATCCATCAACCTTACCCGTAATCAGTGATGCCAGGAGTGTACTTCTGGAAGCAATACGAAAAG GTATTCAGCTGCGAAAAGTCGAAGAGCAGCGTGAACAGGAAGCTAAACATGAACGCATTGAAAATGATGTTGCCACCATTCTGTCCCGCCGTATTGCTGTGGAATATAGTGATTCAGAAGATGATTCAGAATTTGATGAAGTAGATTGGttggagtaa